CAGGATGGACGGCTCGCGCGGCCTGTGCATCGGCTGCATGCGCACGCTCGACGAGATCGCGGCGTGGTCCGCACTGCCCGACACCGCGCGCGTCGCGATCTGGCGGCAACTGCCCGAGCGCGCCCGCGCGTGGCTCGAAGACACCGCCCGCGCATGACGGCCGGCCACGGCATCGCCGCCCTGCCCGGCACGATGCGCGTGTTCGAGCGCGGCTGGCTGTCGTCCAACAACATCCTGTTCTTCGACGCCGATGCGCACGGCGGCTGCGCGCTCGTCGATTCCGGCTACCTGACGCACGCGCCGCAGACCGTGGCGCTGGCGCGGCATGCGCTGCAGGGCCGGCCGCTGCGCCGGCTGCTCAATACGCACCTGCACGCCGACCACTGCGGCGGCAACGCAGCGCTGCAGGCCGCCTACGGCTGCCGCATCCGCGTGCCCGCCGCGCAGATCGGCGACGTGCGCCACTGGGACACCGACGCGCTCAGCTACCGCCCCACCGGCCAGCAATGCGAGCGCTTTACGCTGCCCGAGGGCGACACCGCCGAAGCCGGCCTGGCCGACGGCATGACGGCGCGCCTGGG
The sequence above is a segment of the Ralstonia nicotianae genome. Coding sequences within it:
- a CDS encoding DUF1289 domain-containing protein, which encodes MDACTRSQLKLTLGKLRNRRAQAERALPVASPCVNVCRMDGSRGLCIGCMRTLDEIAAWSALPDTARVAIWRQLPERARAWLEDTARA